GAAGTGCCGCTGGAGGGCGCCGCGGATGGCGTCACTCGCGAGCGCACGCAGCAGCTGTCCGCGTGCCTGCTCGTCCGGCGGGGGCGTCTGGTTGTCGGCGAACGGTCCGCCGTCGACCTTCAGCTGGGCCACCAGGGAGCTGATCATCTCCCACGCGTAGGGCAGGGAGGTCCGGACGCAGTCGACGAATGCTGCTTCGTCGACCTCGCCTCGCTCGGCCTGTTCGAGTAGGGCCGGTGAGACGTCGAGCGACATGGGTTCTCC
Above is a genomic segment from Streptomyces fodineus containing:
- a CDS encoding SCO5389 family protein; its protein translation is MSLDVSPALLEQAERGEVDEAAFVDCVRTSLPYAWEMISSLVAQLKVDGGPFADNQTPPPDEQARGQLLRALASDAIRGALQRHFGVRLAFQNCHRVAVFPLDASVDETLARFTSVRSQLLNQSPELRDC